From the Anopheles coustani chromosome X, idAnoCousDA_361_x.2, whole genome shotgun sequence genome, one window contains:
- the LOC131269652 gene encoding uncharacterized protein LOC131269652 isoform X2: MASGSESSDEFYDAMDDSLVAKTLDETTISSSSSKRRPGRSHDTELNAAFSTLSLEQPNRSHHGQPADESGAHVSSKEPSKSPKLGAAAGFAASVAEHVFKEPKSLRSQRFHEFRQAMQNDDDENPGNILTPDSQNSSVEGVYVAPRSNYPFRVIESDVTSIHSICSLGIVGRIMAGGSIDASGHSVGKDSTAVKQVQPQAISKQQQSLLQQQQPASKKGAQGGEVVAGTSRVKLDSSTKEPTVSTKTNEMLSAVISTVTIPLAESRPVAPPRRKKKMRKLSSSSSDQCTANEPGGGGGAGTSDQQPTDSSSSEVLMVKSAQSQPMIAKLSTDDLASRGEAPASGTNGGSIVSSGSDGTTTTGGADSYSGKTLPSPATLESITREIENSFEEAASAVAGSVGGSGAMLINGGTGSLTRLASTPTAVTSVGGSGAGGLSRCTTTQLSPTGSMKSVSAMARASWTDNSQGLISRVTKGQYVVKPTDGVFNKAEGPSGDEIARIDRIHKEFLSNISNSGSIGGTGAAGGGGGAGPGRGSLGSHRKNYSITGTNSLEGGMRTSLMAKQLHVKERRKSAGDEDMLKQLNMYVRTRTSSGKQLTDMEILEQVPVKNLDTGENFPLSAVEEKLPQCINPLSLHIMRLTSHIPETDEESVGPGQPGDSDSVQPGYEEELEAEGLEGGRLKRRTAAKLKRFFRTTAKKTVSKAKSIASEVSHARHKEDVADIQDVSNPEQNIKIKASSTNKGPYDFAKLQHVQDLTGVHTVAVWCMKFSSCGRLLATAGQDRVLCIWVLKDAYPFFQALRTKYNAADQKSSPTPSEESLNSTLNAAHAAEDGAALPEPPDDVSPGPFMPHSFCTYSGHTSDLLDVSWSKNYFILSSSMDKTVRLWHISRRECLCCFQHIDFVTAIAFHPRDDRYFLSGSLDGKLRLWNIPEKKVALWNEVDGQTKLITAANFCANGKFAVVGSYDGRCIFYNTDQLKYHTQIHVRSTRGRNAIGRKISGIEPMPGEDKILVTSNDSRIRLYDLRDLNLSCKYKGYFNSSSQIKASFSHDGKYIISGSENQCIYIWKTHHEYTKLSSVRRDRSDFWEGIKAHNATVTCAIFAPHPEAIIKPDPDESTSADNISVNQSFAEQSKKACRGYVMVSADFNGCIKVFINKTKPKHSSLPYTAIAD; encoded by the exons ATGGCCAGCGGTAGCGAGAGCTCGGACGAGTTTTACGATGCTATGGACGACAGTCTAGTGGCTAAAACGCTAGACGAAACGACCattagcagcagcagtagcaa GAGACGTCCCGGAAGATCGCACGATACTGAACTAAATGCAGCTTTCAGCACATTAAGCCTGGAGCAACCAAACCGTTCCCACCATGGACAACCGGCCGACGAAAGTGGCGCTCATGTGTCTTCAAAAGAACCTTCAAAGAGTCCCAAATTGGGTGCTGCTGCGGGTTTCGCAGCGTCCGTAGCAGAACACGTCTTCAAGGAACCAAAATCA CTTCGTAGTCAACGATTTCACGAGTTTCGCCAAGCAATGCAAAACGATGATGACGAGAATCCGGGCAATATACTGACACCCGATTCACAG AACAGCTCCGTTGAAGGTGTCTATGTGGCACCCCGGTCTAACTATCCTTTCCGGGTGATCGAGAGTGATGTCACCAGCATTCACAGTATCTGCTCACTTGGAATCGTTGGACGCATCATGGCTGGAGGCAGCATCGATGCCAGTG GGCATAGCGTCGGAAAGGACTCTACAGCGGTAAAGCAGGTGCAACCACAGGCGATTAGCAAGCAGCAACAATCGcttcttcagcagcagcaaccagcGAGTAAAAAAGGAGCACAAGGCGGTGAAGTTGTCGCGGGCACAAGCCGGGTAAAATTAG ATTCGAGCACAAAGGAACCCACGGTGTCGACGAAGACAAATGAGATGCTAAGTGCGGTCATCTCCACCGTCACCATACCGCTTGCGGAGTCACGCCCGGTCGCTCCACCGcgtaggaagaaaaaaatgcgCAAACTGTCCAGCAGCTCCTCCGACCAGTGCACGGCCAACGAGCCCGGCGGGGGTGGAGGTGCGGGCACCAGCGACCAACAGCCGACGGATAGCTCCTCGAGCGAGGTACTGATGGTGAAGTCGGCTCAATCGCAACCCATGATCGCAAAGCTGTCGACGGACGACCTGGCGTCCAGGGGTGAAGCCCCGGCCAGCGGCACGAACGGGGGCAGTATCGTCAGTAGCGGCTCCGATGGTACCACAACGACGGGCGGTGCGGACAGCTACAGTGGCAAAACGTTACCGTCCCCCGCTACGCTCGAGTCGATAACGCGCGAAATCGAAAACTCGTTCGAGGAAGCGGCGAGTGCGGTGGCCGGTAGCGTCGGTGGCTCGGGTGCGATGCTAATAAACGGCGGTACCGGGTCGTTGACGCGCCTTGCCAGCACGCCCACAGCCGTGACGTCCGTCGGTGGTAGCGGGGCCGGTGGCTTGTCCCGGTGCACCACAACGCAGCTCAGCCCCACCGGGAGCATGAAGAGCGTCTCGGCGATGGCTCGCGCCAGCTGGACCGACAACTCACAGGGGCTCATCTCGCGTGTCACCAAGGGCCAGTACGTGGTAAAGCCAACGGACGGGGTGTTCAACAAGGCGGAGGGCCCGTCGGGCGATGAGATTGCGCGGATCGACCGAATCCACAAGGAGTTTCTgagcaacatcagcaacagTGGTAGCATCGGTGGAACCGGTgcagctggtggtggtggtggtgctggtccCGGTAGGGGCAGCCTCGGTAGCCATCGCAAGAACTACTCCATCACGGGCACGAACAGCCTGGAGGGTGGCATGCGCACAAGCCTGATGGCGAAGCAGCTGCACGTGAAGGAACGCCGAAAGTCGGCCGGCGACGAGGATATGCTGAAGCAGTTGAACATGTACGTGCGCACACGCACCAGCTCCGGCAAGCAGCTGACGGACATGGAGATCCTCGAGCAGGTGCCGGTGAAAAACCTCGACACGGGCGAGAACTTCCCGCTGTCGGCGGTGGAAGAGAAGCTGCCGCAGTGCATTAACCCGCTCTCGCTGCACATCATGCGCCTGACCAGTCACATCCCCGAGACGGACGAGGAGTCGGTGGGCCCGGGCCAGCCCGGCGACTCGGACTCGGTGCAGCCCGGCTACGAGGAGGAGCTGGAGGCCGAGGGACTCGAGGGCGGGCGGTTGAAGCGGCGCACGGCCGCCAAGCTGAAGCGCTTCTTCCGCACGACGGCGAAGAAAACGGTCAGCAAGGCCAAGTCCATCGCGTCGGAGGTGTCGCACGCCCGGCACAAGGAGGACGTCGCCGACATCCAGGACGTGAGCAACCCGGAGCAGAACATCAAGATCAAAGCGTCCAGCACAAACAAGGGCCCGTACGACTTTGCCAAGCTGCAGCACGTGCAGGATCTGACCGGCGTGCACACCGTCGCCGTGTGGTGCATGAAGTTTAGCAGCTGCGGGCGCCTGCTAGCGACCGCCGGCCAGGACCGGGTGCTCTGCATCTGGGTGCTGAAGGACGCGTACCCATTCTTTCAGGCGCTGCGAACCAAATACAATGCCGCGGACCAAAAGTCGTCGCCGACGCCGTCGGAAGAGTCGCTCAACTCGACGCTGAACGCGGCGCACGCCGCCGAGGACGGTGCGGCCCTGCCGGAACCACCGGACGACGTCTCGCCCGGCCCCTTCATGCCGCACTCGTTCTGCACGTACTCCGGCCACACGTCCGACCTGCTCGACGTGTCCTGGTCGAAGAACTACTTCATCCTCTCGAGCTCGATGGACAAGACGGTGCGGCTGTGGCATATCTCGCGCCGGGAGTGCCTCTGCTGCTTCCAGCACATCGACTTCGTGACGGCGATCGCGTTTCATCCGCGCGACGACCGCTACTTCCTCAGCGGCAGCCTCGACGGCAAGCTGCGCCTGTGGAACATACCGGAGAAGAAGGTGGCGCTGTGGAACGAGGTGGACGGCCAGACGAAGCTCATCACGGCGGCGAACTTCTGCGCCAACGGGAAGTTTGCCGTCGTCGGCTCGTACGACGGTCGCTGCATTTTCTACAACACCGACCAGCTGAAGTACCATACGCAGATACACGTGCGCTCGACTCGGGGCCGCAACGCGATCGGGCGCAAGATTAGTGGTATCGAGCCGATGCCTG GTGAGGACAAAATCCTGGTTACATCCAACGACAGTCGCATCCGACTGTACGACCTGCGTGATCTTAACTTGAGCTGCAAATACAAGGGCTACTTCAACTCGTCGTCACAGATCAAGGCATCGTTCAGCCACGACGGCAAGTACATCATATCCGGCTCGGAGAATCAGTGCATCTACATTTGGAAGACGCACCACGAGTACACCAAACTCAGCTCG GTGCGGCGCGACCGGAGTGACTTCTGGGAAGGTATCAAGGCGCACAACGCGACGGTCACTTGTGCAATATTCGCTCCACACCCGGAAGCCATCATCAAACCGGATCCGGACGAGTCGACGAGTGCAGACAAT ATTTCGGTAAATCAATCGTTCGCCGAGCAGAGCAAAAAAGCATGCCGAGGGTACGTGATGGTAAGCGCTGACTTCAATGGCTGCATCAAGGTGTTTATCAACAAGACGAAGCCGAAACACAGCAGCCTGCCGTACACGGCGATAGCGGACTAA
- the LOC131269652 gene encoding uncharacterized protein LOC131269652 isoform X3 — protein sequence MASGSESSDEFYDAMDDSLVAKTLDETTISSSSSKRRPGRSHDTELNAAFSTLSLEQPNRSHHGQPADESGAHVSSKEPSKSPKLGAAAGFAASVAEHVFKEPKSNSSVEGVYVAPRSNYPFRVIESDVTSIHSICSLGIVGRIMAGGSIDASGHSVGKDSTAVKQVQPQAISKQQQSLLQQQQPASKKGAQGGEVVAGTSRVKLDSSTKEPTVSTKTNEMLSAVISTVTIPLAESRPVAPPRRKKKMRKLSSSSSDQCTANEPGGGGGAGTSDQQPTDSSSSEVLMVKSAQSQPMIAKLSTDDLASRGEAPASGTNGGSIVSSGSDGTTTTGGADSYSGKTLPSPATLESITREIENSFEEAASAVAGSVGGSGAMLINGGTGSLTRLASTPTAVTSVGGSGAGGLSRCTTTQLSPTGSMKSVSAMARASWTDNSQGLISRVTKGQYVVKPTDGVFNKAEGPSGDEIARIDRIHKEFLSNISNSGSIGGTGAAGGGGGAGPGRGSLGSHRKNYSITGTNSLEGGMRTSLMAKQLHVKERRKSAGDEDMLKQLNMYVRTRTSSGKQLTDMEILEQVPVKNLDTGENFPLSAVEEKLPQCINPLSLHIMRLTSHIPETDEESVGPGQPGDSDSVQPGYEEELEAEGLEGGRLKRRTAAKLKRFFRTTAKKTVSKAKSIASEVSHARHKEDVADIQDVSNPEQNIKIKASSTNKGPYDFAKLQHVQDLTGVHTVAVWCMKFSSCGRLLATAGQDRVLCIWVLKDAYPFFQALRTKYNAADQKSSPTPSEESLNSTLNAAHAAEDGAALPEPPDDVSPGPFMPHSFCTYSGHTSDLLDVSWSKNYFILSSSMDKTVRLWHISRRECLCCFQHIDFVTAIAFHPRDDRYFLSGSLDGKLRLWNIPEKKVALWNEVDGQTKLITAANFCANGKFAVVGSYDGRCIFYNTDQLKYHTQIHVRSTRGRNAIGRKISGIEPMPGEDKILVTSNDSRIRLYDLRDLNLSCKYKGYFNSSSQIKASFSHDGKYIISGSENQCIYIWKTHHEYTKLSSVGVRRDRSDFWEGIKAHNATVTCAIFAPHPEAIIKPDPDESTSADNISVNQSFAEQSKKACRGYVMVSADFNGCIKVFINKTKPKHSSLPYTAIAD from the exons ATGGCCAGCGGTAGCGAGAGCTCGGACGAGTTTTACGATGCTATGGACGACAGTCTAGTGGCTAAAACGCTAGACGAAACGACCattagcagcagcagtagcaa GAGACGTCCCGGAAGATCGCACGATACTGAACTAAATGCAGCTTTCAGCACATTAAGCCTGGAGCAACCAAACCGTTCCCACCATGGACAACCGGCCGACGAAAGTGGCGCTCATGTGTCTTCAAAAGAACCTTCAAAGAGTCCCAAATTGGGTGCTGCTGCGGGTTTCGCAGCGTCCGTAGCAGAACACGTCTTCAAGGAACCAAAATCA AACAGCTCCGTTGAAGGTGTCTATGTGGCACCCCGGTCTAACTATCCTTTCCGGGTGATCGAGAGTGATGTCACCAGCATTCACAGTATCTGCTCACTTGGAATCGTTGGACGCATCATGGCTGGAGGCAGCATCGATGCCAGTG GGCATAGCGTCGGAAAGGACTCTACAGCGGTAAAGCAGGTGCAACCACAGGCGATTAGCAAGCAGCAACAATCGcttcttcagcagcagcaaccagcGAGTAAAAAAGGAGCACAAGGCGGTGAAGTTGTCGCGGGCACAAGCCGGGTAAAATTAG ATTCGAGCACAAAGGAACCCACGGTGTCGACGAAGACAAATGAGATGCTAAGTGCGGTCATCTCCACCGTCACCATACCGCTTGCGGAGTCACGCCCGGTCGCTCCACCGcgtaggaagaaaaaaatgcgCAAACTGTCCAGCAGCTCCTCCGACCAGTGCACGGCCAACGAGCCCGGCGGGGGTGGAGGTGCGGGCACCAGCGACCAACAGCCGACGGATAGCTCCTCGAGCGAGGTACTGATGGTGAAGTCGGCTCAATCGCAACCCATGATCGCAAAGCTGTCGACGGACGACCTGGCGTCCAGGGGTGAAGCCCCGGCCAGCGGCACGAACGGGGGCAGTATCGTCAGTAGCGGCTCCGATGGTACCACAACGACGGGCGGTGCGGACAGCTACAGTGGCAAAACGTTACCGTCCCCCGCTACGCTCGAGTCGATAACGCGCGAAATCGAAAACTCGTTCGAGGAAGCGGCGAGTGCGGTGGCCGGTAGCGTCGGTGGCTCGGGTGCGATGCTAATAAACGGCGGTACCGGGTCGTTGACGCGCCTTGCCAGCACGCCCACAGCCGTGACGTCCGTCGGTGGTAGCGGGGCCGGTGGCTTGTCCCGGTGCACCACAACGCAGCTCAGCCCCACCGGGAGCATGAAGAGCGTCTCGGCGATGGCTCGCGCCAGCTGGACCGACAACTCACAGGGGCTCATCTCGCGTGTCACCAAGGGCCAGTACGTGGTAAAGCCAACGGACGGGGTGTTCAACAAGGCGGAGGGCCCGTCGGGCGATGAGATTGCGCGGATCGACCGAATCCACAAGGAGTTTCTgagcaacatcagcaacagTGGTAGCATCGGTGGAACCGGTgcagctggtggtggtggtggtgctggtccCGGTAGGGGCAGCCTCGGTAGCCATCGCAAGAACTACTCCATCACGGGCACGAACAGCCTGGAGGGTGGCATGCGCACAAGCCTGATGGCGAAGCAGCTGCACGTGAAGGAACGCCGAAAGTCGGCCGGCGACGAGGATATGCTGAAGCAGTTGAACATGTACGTGCGCACACGCACCAGCTCCGGCAAGCAGCTGACGGACATGGAGATCCTCGAGCAGGTGCCGGTGAAAAACCTCGACACGGGCGAGAACTTCCCGCTGTCGGCGGTGGAAGAGAAGCTGCCGCAGTGCATTAACCCGCTCTCGCTGCACATCATGCGCCTGACCAGTCACATCCCCGAGACGGACGAGGAGTCGGTGGGCCCGGGCCAGCCCGGCGACTCGGACTCGGTGCAGCCCGGCTACGAGGAGGAGCTGGAGGCCGAGGGACTCGAGGGCGGGCGGTTGAAGCGGCGCACGGCCGCCAAGCTGAAGCGCTTCTTCCGCACGACGGCGAAGAAAACGGTCAGCAAGGCCAAGTCCATCGCGTCGGAGGTGTCGCACGCCCGGCACAAGGAGGACGTCGCCGACATCCAGGACGTGAGCAACCCGGAGCAGAACATCAAGATCAAAGCGTCCAGCACAAACAAGGGCCCGTACGACTTTGCCAAGCTGCAGCACGTGCAGGATCTGACCGGCGTGCACACCGTCGCCGTGTGGTGCATGAAGTTTAGCAGCTGCGGGCGCCTGCTAGCGACCGCCGGCCAGGACCGGGTGCTCTGCATCTGGGTGCTGAAGGACGCGTACCCATTCTTTCAGGCGCTGCGAACCAAATACAATGCCGCGGACCAAAAGTCGTCGCCGACGCCGTCGGAAGAGTCGCTCAACTCGACGCTGAACGCGGCGCACGCCGCCGAGGACGGTGCGGCCCTGCCGGAACCACCGGACGACGTCTCGCCCGGCCCCTTCATGCCGCACTCGTTCTGCACGTACTCCGGCCACACGTCCGACCTGCTCGACGTGTCCTGGTCGAAGAACTACTTCATCCTCTCGAGCTCGATGGACAAGACGGTGCGGCTGTGGCATATCTCGCGCCGGGAGTGCCTCTGCTGCTTCCAGCACATCGACTTCGTGACGGCGATCGCGTTTCATCCGCGCGACGACCGCTACTTCCTCAGCGGCAGCCTCGACGGCAAGCTGCGCCTGTGGAACATACCGGAGAAGAAGGTGGCGCTGTGGAACGAGGTGGACGGCCAGACGAAGCTCATCACGGCGGCGAACTTCTGCGCCAACGGGAAGTTTGCCGTCGTCGGCTCGTACGACGGTCGCTGCATTTTCTACAACACCGACCAGCTGAAGTACCATACGCAGATACACGTGCGCTCGACTCGGGGCCGCAACGCGATCGGGCGCAAGATTAGTGGTATCGAGCCGATGCCTG GTGAGGACAAAATCCTGGTTACATCCAACGACAGTCGCATCCGACTGTACGACCTGCGTGATCTTAACTTGAGCTGCAAATACAAGGGCTACTTCAACTCGTCGTCACAGATCAAGGCATCGTTCAGCCACGACGGCAAGTACATCATATCCGGCTCGGAGAATCAGTGCATCTACATTTGGAAGACGCACCACGAGTACACCAAACTCAGCTCGGTAGGG GTGCGGCGCGACCGGAGTGACTTCTGGGAAGGTATCAAGGCGCACAACGCGACGGTCACTTGTGCAATATTCGCTCCACACCCGGAAGCCATCATCAAACCGGATCCGGACGAGTCGACGAGTGCAGACAAT ATTTCGGTAAATCAATCGTTCGCCGAGCAGAGCAAAAAAGCATGCCGAGGGTACGTGATGGTAAGCGCTGACTTCAATGGCTGCATCAAGGTGTTTATCAACAAGACGAAGCCGAAACACAGCAGCCTGCCGTACACGGCGATAGCGGACTAA
- the LOC131269652 gene encoding uncharacterized protein LOC131269652 isoform X1, with protein MASGSESSDEFYDAMDDSLVAKTLDETTISSSSSKRRPGRSHDTELNAAFSTLSLEQPNRSHHGQPADESGAHVSSKEPSKSPKLGAAAGFAASVAEHVFKEPKSLRSQRFHEFRQAMQNDDDENPGNILTPDSQNSSVEGVYVAPRSNYPFRVIESDVTSIHSICSLGIVGRIMAGGSIDASGHSVGKDSTAVKQVQPQAISKQQQSLLQQQQPASKKGAQGGEVVAGTSRVKLDSSTKEPTVSTKTNEMLSAVISTVTIPLAESRPVAPPRRKKKMRKLSSSSSDQCTANEPGGGGGAGTSDQQPTDSSSSEVLMVKSAQSQPMIAKLSTDDLASRGEAPASGTNGGSIVSSGSDGTTTTGGADSYSGKTLPSPATLESITREIENSFEEAASAVAGSVGGSGAMLINGGTGSLTRLASTPTAVTSVGGSGAGGLSRCTTTQLSPTGSMKSVSAMARASWTDNSQGLISRVTKGQYVVKPTDGVFNKAEGPSGDEIARIDRIHKEFLSNISNSGSIGGTGAAGGGGGAGPGRGSLGSHRKNYSITGTNSLEGGMRTSLMAKQLHVKERRKSAGDEDMLKQLNMYVRTRTSSGKQLTDMEILEQVPVKNLDTGENFPLSAVEEKLPQCINPLSLHIMRLTSHIPETDEESVGPGQPGDSDSVQPGYEEELEAEGLEGGRLKRRTAAKLKRFFRTTAKKTVSKAKSIASEVSHARHKEDVADIQDVSNPEQNIKIKASSTNKGPYDFAKLQHVQDLTGVHTVAVWCMKFSSCGRLLATAGQDRVLCIWVLKDAYPFFQALRTKYNAADQKSSPTPSEESLNSTLNAAHAAEDGAALPEPPDDVSPGPFMPHSFCTYSGHTSDLLDVSWSKNYFILSSSMDKTVRLWHISRRECLCCFQHIDFVTAIAFHPRDDRYFLSGSLDGKLRLWNIPEKKVALWNEVDGQTKLITAANFCANGKFAVVGSYDGRCIFYNTDQLKYHTQIHVRSTRGRNAIGRKISGIEPMPGEDKILVTSNDSRIRLYDLRDLNLSCKYKGYFNSSSQIKASFSHDGKYIISGSENQCIYIWKTHHEYTKLSSVGVRRDRSDFWEGIKAHNATVTCAIFAPHPEAIIKPDPDESTSADNISVNQSFAEQSKKACRGYVMVSADFNGCIKVFINKTKPKHSSLPYTAIAD; from the exons ATGGCCAGCGGTAGCGAGAGCTCGGACGAGTTTTACGATGCTATGGACGACAGTCTAGTGGCTAAAACGCTAGACGAAACGACCattagcagcagcagtagcaa GAGACGTCCCGGAAGATCGCACGATACTGAACTAAATGCAGCTTTCAGCACATTAAGCCTGGAGCAACCAAACCGTTCCCACCATGGACAACCGGCCGACGAAAGTGGCGCTCATGTGTCTTCAAAAGAACCTTCAAAGAGTCCCAAATTGGGTGCTGCTGCGGGTTTCGCAGCGTCCGTAGCAGAACACGTCTTCAAGGAACCAAAATCA CTTCGTAGTCAACGATTTCACGAGTTTCGCCAAGCAATGCAAAACGATGATGACGAGAATCCGGGCAATATACTGACACCCGATTCACAG AACAGCTCCGTTGAAGGTGTCTATGTGGCACCCCGGTCTAACTATCCTTTCCGGGTGATCGAGAGTGATGTCACCAGCATTCACAGTATCTGCTCACTTGGAATCGTTGGACGCATCATGGCTGGAGGCAGCATCGATGCCAGTG GGCATAGCGTCGGAAAGGACTCTACAGCGGTAAAGCAGGTGCAACCACAGGCGATTAGCAAGCAGCAACAATCGcttcttcagcagcagcaaccagcGAGTAAAAAAGGAGCACAAGGCGGTGAAGTTGTCGCGGGCACAAGCCGGGTAAAATTAG ATTCGAGCACAAAGGAACCCACGGTGTCGACGAAGACAAATGAGATGCTAAGTGCGGTCATCTCCACCGTCACCATACCGCTTGCGGAGTCACGCCCGGTCGCTCCACCGcgtaggaagaaaaaaatgcgCAAACTGTCCAGCAGCTCCTCCGACCAGTGCACGGCCAACGAGCCCGGCGGGGGTGGAGGTGCGGGCACCAGCGACCAACAGCCGACGGATAGCTCCTCGAGCGAGGTACTGATGGTGAAGTCGGCTCAATCGCAACCCATGATCGCAAAGCTGTCGACGGACGACCTGGCGTCCAGGGGTGAAGCCCCGGCCAGCGGCACGAACGGGGGCAGTATCGTCAGTAGCGGCTCCGATGGTACCACAACGACGGGCGGTGCGGACAGCTACAGTGGCAAAACGTTACCGTCCCCCGCTACGCTCGAGTCGATAACGCGCGAAATCGAAAACTCGTTCGAGGAAGCGGCGAGTGCGGTGGCCGGTAGCGTCGGTGGCTCGGGTGCGATGCTAATAAACGGCGGTACCGGGTCGTTGACGCGCCTTGCCAGCACGCCCACAGCCGTGACGTCCGTCGGTGGTAGCGGGGCCGGTGGCTTGTCCCGGTGCACCACAACGCAGCTCAGCCCCACCGGGAGCATGAAGAGCGTCTCGGCGATGGCTCGCGCCAGCTGGACCGACAACTCACAGGGGCTCATCTCGCGTGTCACCAAGGGCCAGTACGTGGTAAAGCCAACGGACGGGGTGTTCAACAAGGCGGAGGGCCCGTCGGGCGATGAGATTGCGCGGATCGACCGAATCCACAAGGAGTTTCTgagcaacatcagcaacagTGGTAGCATCGGTGGAACCGGTgcagctggtggtggtggtggtgctggtccCGGTAGGGGCAGCCTCGGTAGCCATCGCAAGAACTACTCCATCACGGGCACGAACAGCCTGGAGGGTGGCATGCGCACAAGCCTGATGGCGAAGCAGCTGCACGTGAAGGAACGCCGAAAGTCGGCCGGCGACGAGGATATGCTGAAGCAGTTGAACATGTACGTGCGCACACGCACCAGCTCCGGCAAGCAGCTGACGGACATGGAGATCCTCGAGCAGGTGCCGGTGAAAAACCTCGACACGGGCGAGAACTTCCCGCTGTCGGCGGTGGAAGAGAAGCTGCCGCAGTGCATTAACCCGCTCTCGCTGCACATCATGCGCCTGACCAGTCACATCCCCGAGACGGACGAGGAGTCGGTGGGCCCGGGCCAGCCCGGCGACTCGGACTCGGTGCAGCCCGGCTACGAGGAGGAGCTGGAGGCCGAGGGACTCGAGGGCGGGCGGTTGAAGCGGCGCACGGCCGCCAAGCTGAAGCGCTTCTTCCGCACGACGGCGAAGAAAACGGTCAGCAAGGCCAAGTCCATCGCGTCGGAGGTGTCGCACGCCCGGCACAAGGAGGACGTCGCCGACATCCAGGACGTGAGCAACCCGGAGCAGAACATCAAGATCAAAGCGTCCAGCACAAACAAGGGCCCGTACGACTTTGCCAAGCTGCAGCACGTGCAGGATCTGACCGGCGTGCACACCGTCGCCGTGTGGTGCATGAAGTTTAGCAGCTGCGGGCGCCTGCTAGCGACCGCCGGCCAGGACCGGGTGCTCTGCATCTGGGTGCTGAAGGACGCGTACCCATTCTTTCAGGCGCTGCGAACCAAATACAATGCCGCGGACCAAAAGTCGTCGCCGACGCCGTCGGAAGAGTCGCTCAACTCGACGCTGAACGCGGCGCACGCCGCCGAGGACGGTGCGGCCCTGCCGGAACCACCGGACGACGTCTCGCCCGGCCCCTTCATGCCGCACTCGTTCTGCACGTACTCCGGCCACACGTCCGACCTGCTCGACGTGTCCTGGTCGAAGAACTACTTCATCCTCTCGAGCTCGATGGACAAGACGGTGCGGCTGTGGCATATCTCGCGCCGGGAGTGCCTCTGCTGCTTCCAGCACATCGACTTCGTGACGGCGATCGCGTTTCATCCGCGCGACGACCGCTACTTCCTCAGCGGCAGCCTCGACGGCAAGCTGCGCCTGTGGAACATACCGGAGAAGAAGGTGGCGCTGTGGAACGAGGTGGACGGCCAGACGAAGCTCATCACGGCGGCGAACTTCTGCGCCAACGGGAAGTTTGCCGTCGTCGGCTCGTACGACGGTCGCTGCATTTTCTACAACACCGACCAGCTGAAGTACCATACGCAGATACACGTGCGCTCGACTCGGGGCCGCAACGCGATCGGGCGCAAGATTAGTGGTATCGAGCCGATGCCTG GTGAGGACAAAATCCTGGTTACATCCAACGACAGTCGCATCCGACTGTACGACCTGCGTGATCTTAACTTGAGCTGCAAATACAAGGGCTACTTCAACTCGTCGTCACAGATCAAGGCATCGTTCAGCCACGACGGCAAGTACATCATATCCGGCTCGGAGAATCAGTGCATCTACATTTGGAAGACGCACCACGAGTACACCAAACTCAGCTCGGTAGGG GTGCGGCGCGACCGGAGTGACTTCTGGGAAGGTATCAAGGCGCACAACGCGACGGTCACTTGTGCAATATTCGCTCCACACCCGGAAGCCATCATCAAACCGGATCCGGACGAGTCGACGAGTGCAGACAAT ATTTCGGTAAATCAATCGTTCGCCGAGCAGAGCAAAAAAGCATGCCGAGGGTACGTGATGGTAAGCGCTGACTTCAATGGCTGCATCAAGGTGTTTATCAACAAGACGAAGCCGAAACACAGCAGCCTGCCGTACACGGCGATAGCGGACTAA